The genome window TAAAGGCTTTGCAAACGTATTAACAACAGTATCAGTGAAGAACATGACAAAAGAAAATCAAAGGGTAAAATAGCCTATTATTTGAgtgtctatttatatataaactacttTGAAATTAAGGCCCGTTCAAACCAAACGacgataactataactataaagtttcaataatcattctaattctaaGAGAACAGGGAAATCCACACCACAGCTATGAAAAAACTTGTAATAAACACAGCGTTATTGTCCGTTAGGACGCTATCCGTCTCGGAGTGAACTGACATTTAGCTTAAGTTAATGAAAAAGTAGCCTGtctacattttattccataaatgTTTAATAACGTATGATTTTCAACTTGTTAATTGTCTACTAGTTGgtaacattaataaacaaaccATCCAAagcagtttttacctaacatagtTTTGTCTTCATTTTGCGCACCATGGCTGctaacttaaattaaaaaaagaattttttgtttgaaattataatGACCATTGTCTTCCGGTTCCCGATAAGTGGAGGTTAATAAGAATGGGGAAAAGGCTTTGTAACTATCAGTTGTTGTCATTCGCTTTGTCCGATTAGATTCACTCACCGGTGTACCGGGGAAATGTCACCGTAACACGCCAGTTCTGCTGTGCAGACGTCATAGGCGTGCGTCACGTTCAGCGTCGTCTGTCCTCGGTCTCCAGATGCCGGAAGCTGTTCGTCACCGTGGAACCACCTGTGTCTTTCCGATAGTTCTTTTGAATGAATTATGTTTGAATGAAGCTAAGTAGAGGTTTACGGTAATGATGCACCTGGCTGGCTTGAATATTATCTCAATCTCTTTCTATATAGTAAGAGACAAAGCTGCTTCAGCACCTTGGATAGAGCTCACAAAAGAGCTCTAAAATGATCTTTCAACGATTTTTGGATtaagtatgcatattttactgttaaaatatgagtgaaaagcatataaaataaatatctaaccTACTGTATTCCCTGCAGCATTACAACTAGTGAGTTTTATGTGAATCAACTCAAGCATTAGATTGTTAGTATGGCAACAATCCTCAGAAGACTGCAGTTTTCCAAGCTCATTTTCATATCTTCAATGTCCTCATGTGCACAAGGATTTTCACAGTCTGTGCCGTTTCACTGCtcgaataaatgaatgaatgacagtaGGCCGATCCATACTGACAGGTCTTTAGAAAACCACTGTGGTCAGGGCTCTGAAATAAACAATTTTTAGGGATTTATAGAAAACACCAGAGCTTCACTGAACTCAAGCATTTCAGCGATTCATACACTCACTTGAGTTTGTGACAAACAGTTATAGCCAAATCTTTTCCTCTGTTACCACACTATCAAAAGACCAAGCTAcgtaatttttttattgtgaccTCAGATTTAGCCAATTTAGTACCCAGTTTGGTGAAAATAGCTCATTCCTTTCAAAAAAAGTGTTTCAGTAAACGTGGCCCCACTCCCTTTAAATGTTTTGACATCCTTTCATGAACATGAAtggaaaataaatttgatattcaCTTTCCAGAGAATCTTTCTGCACTGGTTTGGTTCTAATCAGGCGAAGAACCTATGACTAGTTCACAAAAATAGGTTTTGCTAAAAATCTAGAATGTTGGACAAATGTTAAGGACTGAAACGAAATTTTACCTTTTCTTTGATCAGAGCCATTGTCTTGAGCCAACAGTTAATTTCAAGTTCAATGTTATTCTTGTCACTACAGCAATGTATTTTAGTGAAATAATCAGACCTAAATTAATGAGAAGAAAAACCTAtcactttttctttctctttctttctttctttctttctttctttctttctttctttctttctttctttctttatttttcagtctAGTGTCCTTGTGTTCTGTCACAGAAGTTTGCTGTGTGAAAGTGTCCTCTGGGAGAGTGTTTGTGGTCACACTGGCCTCTGCTGACTCATGCGCTGTAATTGCTGACTCATTCTCTATCCAGCATTAGAAAACACACCAGATCACAAAAACCTGAGTCAAATGAAATACTGAGAACAGAAATGAGCAAAAATTGCATAGTTTTCAGGGGTGGGCGATAAAATGTGCAGATGCAGTTTATACGTGAGCCTTCTTTTCAGTTGAAAGGTCAGCAAGAAAAATTAATTTTGCAATTGTCATTTCCACCACAACAAATAATTTTGCCCCTAACAAAACTTTTTTCCAGAAGTTAGTGTGCTTTATTACAAAGGCAACAGCACTATGAATGAAGAATGTGCCTAAAATAAGATGAGTGAtgggtaaagaaaaaaaaaatcaagatcaGTGTGAAAATGTTATGTGGTATATTAAACATagctataaatgtataaaattacatttggttaatttgtttacttattttaattagtctttaataaaagaaaatgtattaatattttatgattatttgaaTGCCTGGGTCTGGAAAAAGGGTaaaacaaaagtttggggtcagtaatattaattaatttaaataaattaatactttaatttagtaaggatgcattaaagtgataAAAAATGATAGTATATGTTGTAaactaaatgctaaataaatatattatgttatttttattcatcataGAATACTGGAAAACCAGTGTTATCACAGTTTCACCAAAATAACTAGGCAGCAAAACTGGGTTCAGCTTTTAGAATAacaagaaaacagttatttgaaattctaATGGTACTTCATAATAAtagtgtttttactatttttttggtgaacataagagagagactcttcactctttgatgaaaaaaaaacaaacaaacaacaaccttCAAATCCATTGGACATAACAGTGCCAAGTTGAAGAAACAACTTTAAAGTGAGAACACAGAACCTTCTTCTTTGCCGCTTTCGGCTCTGCCGTTTCAAATGTGAGATGTTGGCTCCAGTGCAGAAGTTCAGGATGGCAGTGTAATTGGCACCAGCTGATGAGTGTCtttgtacatttgtttttatttgaattagttGACAcagaagcatttatttaaatttaagttttcaAACTAACTTTATTTAATCTATATTTGAATTTATCCAGAATATTTTAagagttttagttttagtgaacaataacaacactgcaatATACCATGAAAGTACCATATTCTTATCTGATCTCTTTACTGTGATGACGTCACAAGTACTTATTCATAGTAAACTTTGCATGTTTTACTTGTGAAATTGATCAGGTCTTCAAAATCTatttacaaattcattttttccaagttattttttttttattattactattatttttacaaGACATTAGTCATACAAGTCAGTTTAATTTAAGTTGAGATGACTTGTACAGCCTGATTATACTTACAATTAAAGGCAGCAACTGAACTTAAGTTTTTAAGTTGAAGGGCAAGAAGCAgaggattaaaaataaataaataaataaagcaaattattaaaaaaatcattagttCAAGAGATGCATTGATTCATGCTAATATATTTCCTTCACTTTTCCAGAGTCTGGCCCTCCTTTGCTCTCTAGTGGTTTAAAGTAAAATGACAAGCATTGCTAAATACAGCATCAACAGAAGTTCAGCTCGACCTTGGCTAAAAAGTcttattttttcttcaaataGTTATGCATCTGCATCTCATTTGCTTATATTACAAAAAGGAAAAAGTCTGAAGGAAAGGGGAAGGTTGTTGTGGGTTATTTACTTGTAACAGGATGACAGCAGCTGTTGCATAAAAACACTTGAAAGATTCCTTAATGGCAAACACATACATCTTTCTCTAAAGAATTCtgactttccattgcacaaacactaataaagcattaatatagtAGTATAATATTGTAGCAATTTAGAAACTGTGTGTGTAAACTCCAAACAATGCTGGAACAGAAGATCAGCACACAACAGTGTTTATTGACCAGAGAAGATAGTTCAGAGCTTTACATGACAAACTTGACATTTGGACTTTAAGGAAACTGAAAACTCAACCAAATCAAACTAACTAAGGCACTAAACTTACCaacattttacttttagattcgaGGTTTATTTATACCAGCCATTCAATACAGTATTTAACcatactttttaattaaataataataatttgaaccatttgataagtgccaaacatgaGATACACTTGAATAATAAACAGAAAGTTAAACACAAAGACATCTGTTCACCAGGATATTCAATAAAATATCCAAACACATTGCTCAGAGAAACTTTACTTTTCACTTTTAACTAGCAGACCAGCAGGAACATATGGAAACTTAATTCTGccaataaataaaagataataagTTAATGCGATTCTCTCAATCTCACagttcagacatttttttttttccttacaattctgagtttaggcctatatctcacaatttagactttttttctcacaagttTATAACTTGctattatgagatataaactagcAGTTCTAAAAAGACTATAAAGTCTTATTGTGAGTTTAAACTTGCATTTATGAGATATATATTTGCTGTCATGATAACCGCAATATTGTAATATGGTGCTAGCCAACTTTTGACTGGTGGGAAGCACAACAAACACGATGCTCACTTTATTTTCATGAGGCTATGCCCTTCTTGTTTTGCGCTTAATACAAATGTATTGAATGTTCAATTTGCTAATAATCACAAGAGTGAAGTGAGTAATATTTTTACACCATCTGGCTCTTTTTACGTCATGTGTACCACTGTGATTTGTACCGTTACATGGGTTCTGTAGATTGCActaaacagacagaaagagaaagagagatcatCTTTGCATGCACTATTACCTGCGTCTGTCCTTCTTCAGGgcaagttatttatatatatatatatatatatatatatatgtaaaaaaaaaaaaaaaggttcacctTAAGTTGTTAGAGGAtgaaagcgatatctttgtcatAACATCCTTTCAGCATTTAATGGGATTTCCCACAACTGCGTCAGAGCTGTTCATTGCATTAATTCAATTGCATTGTTCTCTATGAAGTAAAACAGCAATTTAAGCATTACTCGGGTAGCGCGCTGATCGTCCATTGAGCACTGTATAGTGGCActcaatgttaaattaatttaatccaTGAACAATGCATTTCTAAATGTAGGCTATTAGTTGACTCACTCGAAAAGACAGTCACTTGCCGCGACCTCCTGGTGTAATAATGCAACTGCACCGACTGGGAGCCTGTGTAAGACCAGTGCAGAGACAAGTCCCTATACTCATACTGCTGCAATGTCAATAACACTGTCCTCTTTtacagtcagatttttttttctaaaaaagtccTAATCGGAGtagaaaaatattattgttttgattgtgagatgtgcagttctgagaagaaaagtctgaattgcaacAGATATAAACTTGCCACCGCAAGAAAAAGTGTTATAAGAAAAATAGTTTACAttcagtcagaattgtgagataaaaagtcacaattacatgtttttttttttttattctgtggtggaaataagcttccataggAATTTGTTAAAACTAAAATGGTGAAACTAAAGTGTGTATCACAAATGTCTGTGTTGCTTCTATCGCAGGTGTCCTGTTCACAGTATAACATTGTTTTAAAGTTTAAGGCTGTTTTGACAAGTATATAATGTAAATCCAGCACAACTGTTCATTTGTATAGGATTAAACCATGTTTAGTAGTTGAAATGTGCTGAAAGCCTTTTTCAAGAGAAACCAATGGATTCTTTTCAGTCTCTCAGGCTTGATACAAAGGCACGACTCGTCTGATATTCTGTCTGCAGATGGGACAGATGGGTTGCGGCAAGGCCTGATAGCAGCGGAAACAGCAGCACACGTGTCCGCAGTCCAGCAGCACACAGCCTCGTGGGTTACTCAGGCATATCACGCATGGGTTCTCCGATACCTCCATCCCGTTCTCCTCCTCTCCTCGCTCTTCTGCACCCATCAGTTCAAACTCCCTCCTCATGTTCTCCTGCTCCCATCGCTGCTTCAGCTGGCGGTAGTACCTGCGTCCCGCCCACATCAGCACGGCCACACCTGCCAATGCACAAATGCACGCCAGCACCCTCCACACCTCTGCCTGCCCTTCCTGCTCTAGCCGCAGGGTTTCAAAGTCATCTGTGCTAAGGAAGTACTCCGAGCCATCAGTGGGTGGGCGGATTTTTGGGAGGCGGTCTGTGTCCAGGATGAGCTCGCCCACTGCGGTCAAAGAGGCACCCACTTTCAGCATCTCCTCCGTTTCCAGTTGACCTTTGGGCTTCTCTCCGCTCAAATACTGACCAATCATATCCGTGAAGCCATAACTAGCCTGGTGGAACTTTTCATGGATGATTTCCATATTGGGACCCGTGGCCTCCAGGGGACAGAGCACACGCACAAACGCCTTGTTCACACCCAGCAGGTTAAAGGGC of Carassius gibelio isolate Cgi1373 ecotype wild population from Czech Republic chromosome A2, carGib1.2-hapl.c, whole genome shotgun sequence contains these proteins:
- the LOC127934961 gene encoding mitochondrial ubiquitin ligase activator of nfkb 1-A; amino-acid sequence: MEDFPIRTVEMVCLGSSVALSGLFYYIYRKKCKTVNKLNEAPVLPVDEKLVDLLNATPGKCLQYVVIEGTVQSIGEPLRSQFQDGSVGVIQKLVLREHKLVWNSLARTWTDSERVLHQRVNAVPFNLLGVNKAFVRVLCPLEATGPNMEIIHEKFHQASYGFTDMIGQYLSGEKPKGQLETEEMLKVGASLTAVGELILDTDRLPKIRPPTDGSEYFLSTDDFETLRLEQEGQAEVWRVLACICALAGVAVLMWAGRRYYRQLKQRWEQENMRREFELMGAEERGEEENGMEVSENPCVICLSNPRGCVLLDCGHVCCCFRCYQALPQPICPICRQNIRRVVPLYQA